GAAGTGCGGCCGGCGATGGGGGTTGCGCCCCCACGGCGCCTGCGCTAGGACGGCTCGTAATTCCGCCGGGTGGCGGCCTTTTTGGGACCGACAGGTTTGCGCAGATGCTGGACCTTCTCTCTGAATATCTGCCGATTGTGATCTTCATGGGGCTGTGCCTGGTGATCGGGCTGGCGCTCATGCTGTCGGCCTTCATCATCGCCATCCGCAAGCCGGACCCCGAAAAAGTTTCTCCGTACGAATGCGGCTTCGCACCCTTCGACGATGCCCGCATGAAGTTCGACGTTCGCTTCTATCTCGTCGCCATTCTCTTCATCATCTTCGACCTGGAGGTCGCATTCCTGTTTCCCTGGGCCATTACCCTGGGCGAGATCGGCGTCGCCGGTTTCTGGTCGATGATGGTGTTTCTGGCGGTCCTGACCATCGGGTTCGTCTATGAGTGGCGCAAAGGAGCCCTGGAATGGGATTGATCAGTACACCAAACAGCAGCGCCGCCACCGCCGAGACGAGGCCGGCGCCGGCCGGCGGGCAGATGCCCGATCCGTTCTTCACCAACATCTCCAATGAACTGGCCGATCGCGGCTTTTTGGTGACGGCCTCCCATGACCTCATCAACTGGGCGCGCACCGGCTCGCTGCACTGGATGACCTTCGGGCTCGCCTGCTGCGCGGTCGAGATGATGCAGATGGCCATGCCCCGCTACGACTGCGAGCGATTTGGCTTCGCCCCGCGCGCCACCCCGCGCCAGTCGGACGTGATCATCGTGGCCGGCACCCTCTGCAACAAGATGGCCCCCGCCTTCCGCAAGGTCTACGACCAGATGCCGGAGCCGCGCTACGTGATCTCCATGGGCTCCTGCGCCAATGGCGGCGGCTATTACCACTATTCCTATTCGGTGGTGCGCGGCTGCGACCGCATCGTGCCGGTGGATATCTACGTTCCGGGATGTCCGCCCACGGCCGAGGCGCTGCTCTACGGCGTGCTGCAGCTGCAGCGGAAAATCCGCCGCACCGGCACCATCGAGCGCTAGGACAGGTCATGGCCAACGATCCGGGGCAGCTTGACGACACCCTCACCGAGATCCTCGAGGTGATCTCGAGCGAGCTGGGCAGCACCATTCTCGAGACGAAGACGGATTACGGCGAGCTGACGCTGACCGTGGGACTGGACCAGCTTCTGCGGGTATTGCGGTTCCTGCGCGATGAGGCGCGGTTGTGGTTCACGACCCTGATCGACCTGTGCGGCGTGGACCATCCGGGCCGCGCGCGGCGCTTCGATGTGGTCTACCACCTCCTGAGCCTTCATCAGAATGCCCGGATCCGCATCAAGGTCGAAACCGACGAGGACACGCCGATACCGAGCGCGGTCGACCTGTTCCCCAATGCCAACTGGTACGAGCGAGAGGCCTACGACCTCTACGGTATCCTGTTCACCGGCCATCCGGACCTCAGGCGCATCCTGACGGACTACGGCTTCCAGGGCCACCCCCTGCGCAAGGACTTCCCGCTGACCGGCTATGTTGAGCTGCGCTACGACGAGGACCAGAAGCGGGTGGTCTACGAGCCCGTCAAGTTGCAGCAGGAATTTCGCAACTTCGATTTCACGAGTCCGTGGGAGGGTGCGGAATACCTCCTGCCTGGCGACGAGAAGGCAAAGCAGCCGAGCTGATCATGGCAGAGCACGACATCCGCAACTTCACGATCAATTTCGGGCCGCAGCACCCGGCTGCCCATGGCGTGCTGCGCCTGGTGCTGGAACTCGACGGCGAGGTGGTCGAGCGGGTCGATCCGCATATCGGCCTGCTGCACCGCGGCACCGAAAAGCTCATCGAGTACAAGACCTATCTCCAAGCCGTGCCGTATTTCGACCGGCTGGACTATGTTGCGCCCATGAGCCAGGAGCACGCCTTCGCCCTGGCCACCGAAAGGCTGCTCGGGATCGAGGTGCCCATGCGCGGCCAGCTGATCCGGGTGCTCTATGCGGAGATCAGCCGGCTGCTCTCCCATCTCCTGAACGTCACCACCCAGGCCATGGACGTCGGCGCCCTCACACCGCCGCTTTGGGGCTTCGAAGAGCGCGAGAAGCTCATGTTGTTCTATGAGCGTGCCTCGGGCTCGCGCATGCATGCCGCCTATTTCCGCCCGGGCGGCGTGCATCAGGACCTGCCGGAGGCTTTGCTGGACGACATCTGGGCGTTCTGCGAGAACCACCCGAAGGTGCTGGACGACATCGAGGGCCTGCTCACCGAGAACCGCATCTTCAAGCAGCGCAATGTGGATATCGGCGTGATCAGCCTTGAGGATTGCTTCGCCTGGGGCTTCACCGGCGTGATGGTGCGCGGCTCAGGCGCCGCCTGGGACCTGCGCAAGGCGCAACCCTACGAGTGCTATGCGGATTTCGACTTCGACATTCCCGTGGGCAAGAACGGCGACTGCTACGACCGTTACCTCATCCGCATGCAGGAGATGCGGGAATCTGTGAAGATCATGAAGCAGTGCCTGGAGCGGCTGCGCTCGCCCGGGGGACAGGGGCCGGTCTCGGTCGAGAACCGCAAGGTGGTGCCGCCGAAGCGCAGCGAGATGAAGCGCTCCATGGAGGCGCTCATCCATCACTTCAAGCTTTACACGGAAGGCTATCACGTGCCCGAGGGCGAGGTTTACGCGGCGGTCGAGGCACCGAAGGGCGAGTTCGGGGTCTACCTCATCTCCGACGGCACCAACAAGCCCTATCGCTGCAAGATCCGCGCGCCTGGTTTCGCGCATTTGCAGGGCATGGATTACATGAGCCGCGGCCATTTGCTGGCGGATGTATCCGCCATCCTCGGTTCTCTCGACATCGTCTTCGGCGAGGTGGACCGATGAGCGGTGCAGTTCGAATGAGTGGAGGCCGCTGATGTCGGTACGGCGCCTTGATCCGATCCAGCCGGAGGCCTTCGTCTTCACCCCTGAGAACCTGGAGTGGGCCAAGCAGATCATCGCCAAATATCCGGAGGGACGCCAGGCCTCCGCGGTGATCTCGCTGTTGTGGCGCGCGCAGGAGCAGTCCGGCGGCTGGCTGCCCGAGCCGGCCATTCGCTATGTGGCCGACCTCTTGTCCATGGCCTATATCCGGGTGCTGGAGGTTGCGACCTTCTACACCATGTTCAACTTGTCCCCGGTCGGCCGCTATTACGTCCAGCTCTGCGGGACGACGCCATGTTGGCTCAGCGGCGCCGACGCGCTCAAGGCCGTGTGCCGCAAGCAGATCGGCGAGCCCGGCCATGTGACGCCCGACGGCCTGTTCTCCTGGCAGGAGGTCGAGTGCCTGGGTGCCTGCACGAACGCGCCCATGGTGCAGATCAACGCGGATTATTACGAGGATCTCGACGCCGACAGCCTGACGAAGATCCTCGATGAGCTCAAGGCAGGGCGGGTGCCCAAGCCCGGGCCGCAGAACGGCCGCATCAACTCCGCCCCGCTCGGCGGACCGAAGACCCTGCAGAACCCCAATCTCTACAACGGCAATTACCGTAAGGTTTGGGCCGGAGAAGAGCTCGTGGCCAATGGCGACGACCAGGCGCCGATCAAGAAGGCGAAGCCCGCGTCCGTGCAAACCGGCGAGCGCATGCCGAAGGGCGAGCCGCGCGGGACGGACGCGTCCAAGGTGGACGAGGCGCGCCGGGGCGTGGCCGATGTGCCGGCGGGAACGCCCACGCCGCCTGGCGCTGCCCCCCAGGCCGGAGGCAAGGAATGAGGAGCGGCGCGCATGCTGACTGACAGGGACCGCATCTTCACCAACCTGTATGGGATCCACAGCCCCGACCTGAAGGCTGCGATGCTGCGCGGCGCCTGGGACGGCACCAAGGGCATCCTGGAGCAGGGGCAGGATTGGATCATCGACCAGATGAAGGCCTCGGGCCTGCGCGGCCGCGGCGGCGCGGGCTTCCCCACCGGCCTCAAATGGTCGTTCATGCCCAAGCAAATCGGTGAACGGCCGCATTATCTCGTGATCAACGCGGATGAATCCGAGCCCGGCACCTGCAAGGACCGCGAGATCCTGCGCCATGATCCGCATCTGCTGGTGGAGGGGGCGCTGATTGCCTCCTTCGCCATGCGCGCGCATGTGGCTTACGTCTATATCCGCGGCGAGTTCATCCGCGAGCGCGAGGCGCTCCAGCGGGCGGTGGACGAAGCTTATGCGGCGCGGCTCATCGGCAAGAACAACATCCATGGTTGGGACTTCGACCTCTATATCCACCATGGGGCCGGGGCCTATATCTGCGGCGAGGAGACGGCCATGCTCGAAAGCCTCGAGGGCAAGAAGGGCATGCCGCGGCTCAAGCCGCCATTCCCGGCCAATGTCGGCCTCTATGGCGCGCCCACCACGGTCAACAACGTGGAATCGATCGCGGTGGCCGGCACCATCCTGCGCCGTGGCGCGGCGTGGTTCGCCGGGCTCGGGCGGCCCAACAACACCGGTACCAAGCTGTTCTGCATCTCGGGCCATGTGAATACGCCCTGCAATGTGGAAGAGGAGATGGGCATCCCGTTCCGCGAGCTCGTCGAAAGGCATGGCGGCGGGGTGCGCGGCGGCTGGAACAATCTCCTGGCGGTGATTCCGGGCGGCTCGTCGGTGCCCTTGATCCCGGCCGAACAATGCGAAGACCTGCCCATGGATTTCGATAGCCTGCGGGCGCTGAAATCGGGTCTCGGCACCGCGGCGGTGATCGTCATGGACAAGTCCACCGATGTCGTCCGGGCGATCGCCAGGATCTCCTATTTCTACAAGCACGAGTCCTGCGGCCAATGCACGCCCTGCCGCGAGGGCACAGGCTGGATGTGGCGGGTGCTGGAGCGCATGGCACGCGGCCAGGCGCACAAGCGCGAGATCGACCAGCTGCTGGACGTGAGCTACCAGATCGAGGGTCACACCATCTGCGCCCTGGGCGATGCGGCGGCCTGGCCGGTGCAGGGCCTGATCCGCCACTTCCGCCCGGAGATCGAGCGGCGCATCGATGCCTATACCGCCAACCCGACCAGCGAGCCCGCGCTGGTCGCCGCGGAGTAGGAGGGCTGATCATGGCCGAAGAACCCGACAACATCGTCCTCGTTTATCTCCGCAGGCTCGACGAGAAGGTCGACCGCATGGCCGAGGATATCCGTGAGCTGAAAGTGCGTATGACGGCGCTTGAAGAGCGTCTGGCGGGTGTCGAGCGTTCGGCTGCAACCACAAACAGGCGTATCGACCGGATTGAGGAGCGGCTCGACCGCATCGAACGGCGGCTTGATCTCGCGGGAGCGGGTTTGTGAAGGATCGCTGATGCCAAAGCTGATTATCGACGGCAAGGACATCGAAGTCGAAAACGGGCTGACCGTGCTGCAGGCCTGCGAGCTGGCCGGCGTCGAGATCCCGCGCTTCTGCTATCACGACCGGTTGACGATTGCCGGCAACTGCCGGATGTGCCTCATCGAGGTGAAGGGCATGCCCAAGCCCCAGGCCTCCTGCGCGCTTTCGGTCAATGACCTGCGGCCGGGCCCCAATGGCGAGCCGCCGGAGATCATCACCCGCTCCAACACCGTGAAGAAGGCGCGGGAAGGGGTGATGGAGTTCCTGCTCATCAACCATCCGCTGGACTGCCCGATCTGCGACCAGGGCGGCGAATGCGATCTGCAGGACCAGGCCATGGCCTACGGGGTGGATGCCAGCCGCTATGCCGAGAACAAGCGGGCAGTCGAGGACAAGTATCTCGGCCCGCTGGTCAAGACCTCCATGAACCGGTGCATCCACTGCACCCGCTGCGTGCGCTTTGGCGCGGAAGTGGCAGGGGTGCCCGATCTCGGCGCCATTGGCCGCGGCGAGGACATGGAGATCACCACCTATCTCGAGCACGCCATGGGCTCGGAGCTGCAGGGCAATGTGATCGACCTATGCCCGGTGGGTGCGCTCACCTCCAAGCCCTATGCCTTCCAGGCGCGCCCCTGGGAGCTGCGCAAGACCGAGACTGTCGATGCCATGGACGCGGTCGGCTCGAACATTCGGGTCGATTGCCGCGGCCGCGAGGTGATGCGCATCCTGCCGCGCCTCAACGAGGACATCAACGAGGAATGGATCTCCGACAAGACCCGCTTCATCTGGGACGGGTTGCGGACCCAGCGCCTCGACCGGCCCTATGTGCGCGAGAATGGCAAGCTGCGGCCGGCGAACTGGGCGCAGGCCTTCAATCTCATCGCCGAGCGGATCGGGGCGGCAAGGCCCGAGCGCGTCGCGGCCATTGCCGGCGACCTGCAGGCGGTCGAGGAGCTCTATGCGCTCAAGGACCTGATGACCCGCCTGGGCGTGGCCAGCGTCGACTGCCGGCAGGATGGTTCCCGCCTGGCCGAGGTAGGCGGCCGCGCCGGCTATATCTTCAATGCCACGATCGCCGGCATCGATCAGGCCGACGCAATCCTGCTCATCGGCACCAATCCGCGCAAGGAGGCGGCGGTCCTCAACGCCCGGATCCGCAAGGCCTGGCGCCAGCGCAAGGCCCGCATCGCCGTGGTCGGCGAGCACGGCGACCTGTCCTATGACCACGCCTATATCGGCGCCGGGCCGGACAGCCTCGACGGGCTGGCCCGTGGCGAGCACGGCTTTCTCGACGTGCTGCGCGGCGCCCAGCATCCGCTGATCATCTTGGGCGCTGCGGCGACCGCCCGGCCGGACGGCCTCGCCATTCTCGGGCGCGCGGTGAAGCTTGCCCAGGACGTGGGCGCCATCAAGGACGGGTGGAACGGCTTTTCCGTGCTGCACGATGCGGCCGCCCGGGTCGGCGGACTGGATGTCGGCTGCGTGCCGGCCGAGGCTGGCAAGGCCACACCGGCCATTCTGCAGGCGGCGGAAGCGGGAGAGCTGGACGTGCTGTTCCTGCTCGGCGCCGACGAGATCGACACCAGCCGGCTGGGCAATACCTTCGTGATCTATCAGGGTACCCATGGCGATCGCGGCGCGCACCGGGCCGACGTCATCCTGCCGGGCGCCACCTATACCGAGAAGTCCGGGATCTTCGTCAACACCGAAGGGCGGCCGCAGATTGCCGGCCGGGCCTCGTTCCCGCCCGGGGATGCCCGCGAGGACTGGGCGATCCTCAGGGCGCTCTCCGACGTGCTGGGCCATACCTTGGACTATAACACCCTGGACGAGCTGCGCGCCCGCATCTATGAGGCGGTGCCGCATCTCGCCGAGACTGACATGGTCGTGCCCGCAAATCCGGAAGGGTTGGCCCCGCTGGCGGCGCTCGGCGGCACGCTCGACAAGGCACCCTTCGTGAGCCGGGTGCAGGACTTCTATCTCAGCAATCCGATCGCGCGGGCATCCAAGGTGATGGCCGAGTGCAGCGCTCTGCGCACAGGCGCGGAGCGGCTGGTGGCAGCGGAATAGGACGATGGGCGACTTTCTCTACACATATGGCCTGCCGGTGGTGATCATCGTCGCCCAGAGCCTGGCGCTGCTGATCTGCCTGCTCGTCTTCATCGCCTATCTGCTCTATGCCGACCGCAAGGTCTGGGCGGCGGTGCAGCTGCGCAAGGGGCCGAACGTGGTCGGGCCCTGGGGCCTGCTGCAGTCCTTCGCCGATCTGCTCAAATTCGTGTTCAAGGAGGTGGTGATCCCGGCTGGCGCCAACAAAGGCGTGTTCCTGCTGGCGCCACTCATCACCTGCGTGCTCGCCTTGTCCGCCTGGGCGGTGGTGCCCCTGTCCGACGGCTGGGTGATCGCCGACATCAATGTGGGCATCCTCTTCATCTTCGCCATCTCCTCGCTCGGCGTCTATGGCGTGATCATGGGCGGCTGGGCGTCCAACTCGAAATACCCGTTCCTGGGATCGCTGCGCTCGGCCGCGCAGATGGTGTCCTACGAGGTCTCCATCGGCTTCGTGATCATCACCGTGCTGCTCTGCGCGGGCTCGCTCAACCTCACCGAGATCGTGCGTTCCCAGAGCACCGGCCTTGCCAGCGCCATCGGTCTGCCGTGGCTGTCGTTCCTCAACTGGTACTGGCTGCCGCTGCTGCCGATGTTCGTAGTATTCTTCATCTCGGCGCTCGCCGAGACGAACCGGCCGCCCTTCGATCTGCCGGAAGCGGAATCGGAGCTGGTGGCGGGCTTCATGGTGGAATATTCCTCGACCCCGTTCCTCCTGTTCATGCTCGGCGAGTATGTCGCCATCGTGCTGATGTGCGCGCTGATGACCATCATGTTCCTGGGGGGCTGGCTGCCGCCGTTCGACTTCGCGCCCTTCACCTGGGTACCGGGCGTGATCTGGTTCACCCTCAAGGTGTGCCTGTTTTTCTTCCTGATCGCCATGGTCAAGGCGATGGTGCCGCGCTACCGCTATGACCAGTTGATGCGCTTGGGTTGGAAGGTGTTCCTGCCGTTCTCGCTCCTCTACGTGGTGCTGGTGGCAGGCGTGCTGGTGGCGTTCGGTTGGGCGCCGTGATGCGGGAGAGGCCCCGTGACGGTAACAGTGTACAGCTTTATCTACGGCTTCCTGTTCCTGTGGCTGGGCCTTCTCGAATATGCGGCGGTCAACCGCCTGATCTATCCGCGGCTCCGCTGGCGGTATGAACAGACAAAGGTGACCGGGACGCACGGAATCAACCCTTCCGTGCTGCTCACAGTGGCCAAGCTGATCGGCCTCGTTGCGATGCCGGTGCTTGGCTTCTATCTGGGAAGCATGGTGATGACCGACGCTTGACGCCGTTGGTCTTCGGACGAATTGGATCTGAGCAAAGACAATGACACTAACGCAAACAGCCCGGTCGATCTTCCTTTCCGAATTCGTCTCGGCATTCTTCCTGTCCATGCGCTATTTCTTCAAGCCGAAGCCGACCATCAACTACCCCTTCGAGAAGGGGCAGCTTTCGCCGCGCTTCCGGGGCGAGCATGCCTTGCGCCGCTATCCCAACGGGGAGGAGCGCTGCATCGCCTGCAAGCTGTGCGAGGCGATCTGCCCGGCCCAGGCCATCACCATCGAGGCCGGTCCGCGCCGCAACGACGGCACGCGGCGCACGACCCGCTATGACATCGACATGGTGAAGTGCATCTATTGCGGCTTCTGTCAGGAAGCCTGCCCCGTCGATGCGATCGTCGAAGGGCCGAATTACGAGTTTGCCACCGAGACCCGCGAAGAGCTGCTGTACACGAAGGAGCGGCTGCTCGCCAACGGGGACCGGTGGGAGCGGGAATTGGCACGCAATATTGCGCTGGATGCGCCCTACCGCTAAACGGGCGCAGCGGGAAAACGATGTCTGAGCGGGATTGTGGATCATGGCGGTAGCCGCGCTGTTCTTTTACCTGTTTTCGGCCGTGGCGATCGCCTCTGCGGTGATGGTGATCGCCGCGCGCAATCCCGTCCATTCCGTGCTGTTCCTGATCGTCGCCTTCTTCAACGGCGCAGGCCTCTTCCTGCTCTTGGGCGCCGAGTTCCTCGCCATGATCCTGGTGGTGGTCTATGTGGGCGCGGTGGCCGTGCTGTTCCTGTTCGTGGTCATGATGCTCGACATCGACTTCGCCGCCCTGCGCCACGGCATGCTGCAATATCTGCCGATCGGGGCCACCTTGGGGCTCATCCTGCTGGTGGAGCTGATCATGGTGGTCGGCACCTGGAGCTTTGCGCCGGATGCCCTGGGCCTCAAGGCGGCGCCCGCGCCGGCCCTGACGGCGCTAACCAACACGGAAGCGCTCGGACGGCTGATCTACACGCGCTATGTCTTCTTCTTCCAGGCGGCGGGCATCGTGCTGCTGATCGCCATGATCGGCGCCATCGTGCTCACCCTGCGGCACAAGCCGCATGTGAAGCGCCAGTCGATCCCGCAGCAGGTGGCGCGCGGGCCGGCGACAGCCATCGAAATCCGCAAGGTCAAGCCGGGGCAGGGGATCTGAGCGCATGGAGATCGGTCTCACGCACTATCTGGTGGTCGCCGCCATCCTGTTCACCATCGGGATCTTCGGCATCTTCCTCAACCGG
The sequence above is drawn from the Rhodoligotrophos defluvii genome and encodes:
- a CDS encoding NADH-quinone oxidoreductase subunit A → MLDLLSEYLPIVIFMGLCLVIGLALMLSAFIIAIRKPDPEKVSPYECGFAPFDDARMKFDVRFYLVAILFIIFDLEVAFLFPWAITLGEIGVAGFWSMMVFLAVLTIGFVYEWRKGALEWD
- a CDS encoding NuoB/complex I 20 kDa subunit family protein; protein product: MISTPNSSAATAETRPAPAGGQMPDPFFTNISNELADRGFLVTASHDLINWARTGSLHWMTFGLACCAVEMMQMAMPRYDCERFGFAPRATPRQSDVIIVAGTLCNKMAPAFRKVYDQMPEPRYVISMGSCANGGGYYHYSYSVVRGCDRIVPVDIYVPGCPPTAEALLYGVLQLQRKIRRTGTIER
- a CDS encoding NADH-quinone oxidoreductase subunit C; protein product: MANDPGQLDDTLTEILEVISSELGSTILETKTDYGELTLTVGLDQLLRVLRFLRDEARLWFTTLIDLCGVDHPGRARRFDVVYHLLSLHQNARIRIKVETDEDTPIPSAVDLFPNANWYEREAYDLYGILFTGHPDLRRILTDYGFQGHPLRKDFPLTGYVELRYDEDQKRVVYEPVKLQQEFRNFDFTSPWEGAEYLLPGDEKAKQPS
- a CDS encoding NADH-quinone oxidoreductase subunit D; amino-acid sequence: MAEHDIRNFTINFGPQHPAAHGVLRLVLELDGEVVERVDPHIGLLHRGTEKLIEYKTYLQAVPYFDRLDYVAPMSQEHAFALATERLLGIEVPMRGQLIRVLYAEISRLLSHLLNVTTQAMDVGALTPPLWGFEEREKLMLFYERASGSRMHAAYFRPGGVHQDLPEALLDDIWAFCENHPKVLDDIEGLLTENRIFKQRNVDIGVISLEDCFAWGFTGVMVRGSGAAWDLRKAQPYECYADFDFDIPVGKNGDCYDRYLIRMQEMRESVKIMKQCLERLRSPGGQGPVSVENRKVVPPKRSEMKRSMEALIHHFKLYTEGYHVPEGEVYAAVEAPKGEFGVYLISDGTNKPYRCKIRAPGFAHLQGMDYMSRGHLLADVSAILGSLDIVFGEVDR
- the nuoE gene encoding NADH-quinone oxidoreductase subunit NuoE — its product is MSVRRLDPIQPEAFVFTPENLEWAKQIIAKYPEGRQASAVISLLWRAQEQSGGWLPEPAIRYVADLLSMAYIRVLEVATFYTMFNLSPVGRYYVQLCGTTPCWLSGADALKAVCRKQIGEPGHVTPDGLFSWQEVECLGACTNAPMVQINADYYEDLDADSLTKILDELKAGRVPKPGPQNGRINSAPLGGPKTLQNPNLYNGNYRKVWAGEELVANGDDQAPIKKAKPASVQTGERMPKGEPRGTDASKVDEARRGVADVPAGTPTPPGAAPQAGGKE
- the nuoF gene encoding NADH-quinone oxidoreductase subunit NuoF, which encodes MLTDRDRIFTNLYGIHSPDLKAAMLRGAWDGTKGILEQGQDWIIDQMKASGLRGRGGAGFPTGLKWSFMPKQIGERPHYLVINADESEPGTCKDREILRHDPHLLVEGALIASFAMRAHVAYVYIRGEFIREREALQRAVDEAYAARLIGKNNIHGWDFDLYIHHGAGAYICGEETAMLESLEGKKGMPRLKPPFPANVGLYGAPTTVNNVESIAVAGTILRRGAAWFAGLGRPNNTGTKLFCISGHVNTPCNVEEEMGIPFRELVERHGGGVRGGWNNLLAVIPGGSSVPLIPAEQCEDLPMDFDSLRALKSGLGTAAVIVMDKSTDVVRAIARISYFYKHESCGQCTPCREGTGWMWRVLERMARGQAHKREIDQLLDVSYQIEGHTICALGDAAAWPVQGLIRHFRPEIERRIDAYTANPTSEPALVAAE
- a CDS encoding V-type ATPase 116kDa subunit family protein, producing the protein MAEEPDNIVLVYLRRLDEKVDRMAEDIRELKVRMTALEERLAGVERSAATTNRRIDRIEERLDRIERRLDLAGAGL
- the nuoG gene encoding NADH-quinone oxidoreductase subunit NuoG is translated as MPKLIIDGKDIEVENGLTVLQACELAGVEIPRFCYHDRLTIAGNCRMCLIEVKGMPKPQASCALSVNDLRPGPNGEPPEIITRSNTVKKAREGVMEFLLINHPLDCPICDQGGECDLQDQAMAYGVDASRYAENKRAVEDKYLGPLVKTSMNRCIHCTRCVRFGAEVAGVPDLGAIGRGEDMEITTYLEHAMGSELQGNVIDLCPVGALTSKPYAFQARPWELRKTETVDAMDAVGSNIRVDCRGREVMRILPRLNEDINEEWISDKTRFIWDGLRTQRLDRPYVRENGKLRPANWAQAFNLIAERIGAARPERVAAIAGDLQAVEELYALKDLMTRLGVASVDCRQDGSRLAEVGGRAGYIFNATIAGIDQADAILLIGTNPRKEAAVLNARIRKAWRQRKARIAVVGEHGDLSYDHAYIGAGPDSLDGLARGEHGFLDVLRGAQHPLIILGAAATARPDGLAILGRAVKLAQDVGAIKDGWNGFSVLHDAAARVGGLDVGCVPAEAGKATPAILQAAEAGELDVLFLLGADEIDTSRLGNTFVIYQGTHGDRGAHRADVILPGATYTEKSGIFVNTEGRPQIAGRASFPPGDAREDWAILRALSDVLGHTLDYNTLDELRARIYEAVPHLAETDMVVPANPEGLAPLAALGGTLDKAPFVSRVQDFYLSNPIARASKVMAECSALRTGAERLVAAE
- the nuoH gene encoding NADH-quinone oxidoreductase subunit NuoH — encoded protein: MGDFLYTYGLPVVIIVAQSLALLICLLVFIAYLLYADRKVWAAVQLRKGPNVVGPWGLLQSFADLLKFVFKEVVIPAGANKGVFLLAPLITCVLALSAWAVVPLSDGWVIADINVGILFIFAISSLGVYGVIMGGWASNSKYPFLGSLRSAAQMVSYEVSIGFVIITVLLCAGSLNLTEIVRSQSTGLASAIGLPWLSFLNWYWLPLLPMFVVFFISALAETNRPPFDLPEAESELVAGFMVEYSSTPFLLFMLGEYVAIVLMCALMTIMFLGGWLPPFDFAPFTWVPGVIWFTLKVCLFFFLIAMVKAMVPRYRYDQLMRLGWKVFLPFSLLYVVLVAGVLVAFGWAP
- the nuoI gene encoding NADH-quinone oxidoreductase subunit NuoI; the protein is MTLTQTARSIFLSEFVSAFFLSMRYFFKPKPTINYPFEKGQLSPRFRGEHALRRYPNGEERCIACKLCEAICPAQAITIEAGPRRNDGTRRTTRYDIDMVKCIYCGFCQEACPVDAIVEGPNYEFATETREELLYTKERLLANGDRWERELARNIALDAPYR
- a CDS encoding NADH-quinone oxidoreductase subunit J is translated as MAVAALFFYLFSAVAIASAVMVIAARNPVHSVLFLIVAFFNGAGLFLLLGAEFLAMILVVVYVGAVAVLFLFVVMMLDIDFAALRHGMLQYLPIGATLGLILLVELIMVVGTWSFAPDALGLKAAPAPALTALTNTEALGRLIYTRYVFFFQAAGIVLLIAMIGAIVLTLRHKPHVKRQSIPQQVARGPATAIEIRKVKPGQGI